From a single Paenibacillus sp. FSL R5-0345 genomic region:
- the nrdG gene encoding anaerobic ribonucleoside-triphosphate reductase activating protein, whose product MNICGYYPESINEGEGMRAVLFLSGCRHRCPGCFNPETWNFKYGEVFTLERQHEIIAEIAANPLLDGLTLAGGDPFFSAEEVLGFIHELRAVLPGFNIWIYSGYTYEELIALPGSPEWNLLTQCQVLIDGRFIEELKDTTLPYRGSSNQRIIDIPASMNGSEVFLWQPTAL is encoded by the coding sequence ATGAATATTTGCGGTTACTACCCGGAGTCGATTAACGAGGGAGAGGGCATGCGGGCCGTCCTCTTCCTCAGCGGCTGCCGCCATCGTTGCCCGGGATGTTTTAATCCCGAGACGTGGAATTTTAAATACGGTGAAGTCTTCACCCTGGAACGTCAACACGAAATTATTGCAGAAATTGCCGCTAATCCTCTGCTTGATGGTTTAACACTGGCCGGTGGTGATCCTTTTTTCTCGGCTGAGGAGGTTCTGGGATTCATTCATGAGCTCCGCGCCGTGCTCCCAGGCTTTAATATCTGGATTTACAGTGGTTATACGTATGAGGAACTAATCGCCCTTCCCGGTTCGCCGGAGTGGAATCTACTTACGCAGTGTCAGGTGTTAATAGATGGACGATTTATAGAAGAACTGAAAGATACTACACTTCCTTACCGAGGAAGCTCTAACCAACGCATAATCGACATTCCGGCCAGTATGAACGGCTCGGAGGTCTTTCTGTGGCAGCCTACTGCGCTATAA
- a CDS encoding anaerobic ribonucleoside triphosphate reductase gives MTLLERQFNGTTNAQEVLLEELIDLGRDIIDSRDLDLLRENANLNGESFSGKMSKFGSEYSKWYARNFTMPPQLVQAIDDNVVYVHDLDQYAIGTTNCIFIPFDKLLREGFNTGNGSVRPPNSIMTAMSLVAIIFQSQQNAQYGGVSANKLDYDLAPYVTKSFAKLFRKGLDYFEEGQADESLGEITMSRTDLAELYPKAFRFALKETEIETLQAAESMVHNLNTMSSRSGGQIPFTSINYGTCTSPEGQLVISSLLTATMNGLGSGETPVFPIQIFKCKQGVNQQQGDPNYELFLKAAECSARRLYPNFANLDAPLNLQYYDPSDPDTEFATMGCRTRVLGDRFGRNHCSGKGNLSFNTLNLVRLGLAHGTVTGRRTVADEAGFYEDLNHYMDIALEGLLHRFNIQAAQKAKASDFMMREGVWEGGENLAPEDSVGELLKHGSLSLGFIGMAECMKAMYGKHHGEDMEIHAKAVAIVRHMREYCDLKSEELNLNITLFATPAEGLSGKFTKIDRKVLGSIPGVTDREYYTNSFHIPVYYDLGAAQKISLEAPFHEYCNAGAISYVELNGNARSNPSAFIKIIKYALEQQVSYFSINHPIDRCSGCGYEGVIGTNCPSCGVHEKDVHIRRLRRVTGYLTGDYQTRFNAAKQAEVRDRVKHL, from the coding sequence ATGACGTTGTTGGAGAGACAATTTAACGGTACAACAAATGCACAAGAAGTTCTTTTAGAAGAGCTCATTGATTTAGGGCGCGATATTATCGACAGTCGGGATTTGGACTTACTGCGCGAGAATGCCAATTTGAACGGAGAGAGTTTCTCCGGTAAAATGAGCAAGTTCGGCAGTGAATATTCAAAATGGTATGCCCGCAACTTTACGATGCCACCGCAGCTAGTGCAGGCCATTGATGACAATGTCGTCTATGTGCATGATCTGGATCAATACGCGATCGGAACGACGAACTGTATTTTTATCCCGTTTGATAAACTTCTCCGCGAAGGCTTCAACACCGGCAACGGCAGTGTTCGTCCTCCAAACTCCATAATGACGGCTATGTCACTGGTAGCAATCATTTTTCAATCCCAGCAAAATGCTCAATATGGCGGTGTATCCGCTAATAAGCTCGACTATGATCTAGCCCCTTATGTAACCAAATCCTTCGCTAAGCTATTCCGCAAGGGTCTGGATTATTTTGAAGAAGGACAAGCTGATGAATCTTTGGGCGAGATTACGATGAGCCGGACCGATCTGGCGGAGTTATATCCAAAAGCGTTCCGTTTTGCACTAAAGGAAACCGAAATTGAAACCCTGCAAGCGGCTGAAAGTATGGTACATAATCTGAATACCATGTCCAGCCGATCCGGTGGGCAAATTCCGTTTACCAGCATTAACTACGGGACTTGTACTTCACCAGAAGGTCAGCTTGTGATCAGCTCCCTGCTAACAGCAACGATGAACGGACTTGGCAGCGGAGAGACACCTGTGTTCCCGATTCAAATCTTCAAATGCAAGCAAGGCGTCAATCAACAGCAAGGTGATCCGAACTATGAATTGTTCCTAAAAGCAGCGGAATGTTCTGCACGCAGACTATATCCGAACTTCGCTAATCTGGACGCTCCGCTCAACTTGCAGTATTATGATCCAAGTGATCCTGATACGGAATTTGCTACAATGGGCTGCCGCACCCGCGTGCTCGGTGACCGTTTTGGGCGTAATCATTGCTCCGGAAAGGGCAACCTTTCCTTTAATACACTGAATCTGGTTCGACTCGGTCTGGCACACGGCACAGTAACGGGCCGACGTACCGTCGCAGACGAAGCTGGCTTCTATGAAGATCTAAATCATTATATGGATATTGCGCTGGAAGGACTTCTTCATCGTTTCAACATCCAAGCCGCGCAAAAAGCTAAAGCGTCCGATTTCATGATGCGAGAAGGCGTCTGGGAAGGCGGCGAAAATCTCGCTCCTGAAGACTCTGTAGGCGAACTGCTGAAGCATGGCAGTCTTTCGCTTGGCTTCATCGGTATGGCGGAATGCATGAAAGCCATGTATGGCAAGCACCATGGCGAGGATATGGAAATCCATGCCAAGGCTGTGGCTATCGTGCGTCATATGCGGGAGTATTGCGACCTTAAAAGTGAGGAACTGAATCTCAACATCACTTTGTTCGCAACACCAGCCGAAGGCTTGTCCGGCAAATTCACCAAGATTGATCGCAAGGTACTGGGTTCTATTCCGGGTGTAACTGACCGTGAGTATTATACGAACTCTTTCCACATCCCTGTATACTACGATCTAGGCGCTGCTCAGAAGATCAGCTTGGAAGCTCCTTTCCATGAATACTGCAACGCCGGGGCTATTTCTTATGTCGAATTAAATGGCAATGCCCGCAGTAATCCGTCCGCCTTTATCAAAATCATTAAATACGCACTAGAACAGCAGGTCAGCTATTTCAGCATTAACCACCCGATTGACCGCTGCTCCGGCTGCGGATACGAAGGCGTAATCGGGACAAACTGTCCTTCCTGCGGCGTGCATGAGAAGGATGTTCATATCCGCCGTTTGCGTAGAGTTACAGGTTATTTAACCGGCGACTACCAGACCCGCTTTAATGCCGCCAAGCAAGCTGAAGTAAGAGACCGCGTTAAGCATCTATGA
- a CDS encoding MTH1187 family thiamine-binding protein, whose translation MPIAEVTVIPIGTGSTSLSSYVADMQRVLQTVEGITYELTSMGTIIEGPLQRIFAAVEALHESPFAAGAERVSTSLKIDDRRDKPSTSRGKLESVERKLQVE comes from the coding sequence ATGCCTATTGCTGAAGTAACCGTTATTCCGATTGGAACAGGCAGTACCAGCCTTAGCAGTTATGTTGCGGATATGCAGCGAGTGCTGCAGACGGTAGAAGGAATTACTTATGAGCTTACATCGATGGGTACAATCATTGAAGGACCTCTCCAACGTATATTTGCAGCGGTGGAAGCATTGCATGAGTCTCCTTTTGCCGCAGGTGCAGAACGTGTCTCTACCTCGCTTAAAATAGACGACCGCCGCGATAAGCCCTCCACTAGCCGCGGAAAGCTGGAGTCTGTGGAGCGTAAGCTACAGGTGGAGTAG
- a CDS encoding ASCH domain-containing protein, with protein sequence MRCLTIRQPWATLIALGEKQFETRSWRTTYRGGLGIHAGMRIDKKICEQEPFRSILAKHGYTAVNLPTGVIIALGQLTGCYEVTPEVDLREWIKGNEYDFGDYSEGRFAWKLEDVHQLSHPVPAKGRLSLWEHPDLA encoded by the coding sequence ATGCGGTGTTTAACGATACGACAGCCTTGGGCAACGTTGATTGCTCTTGGTGAAAAACAGTTCGAAACTCGATCATGGAGAACAACCTACCGCGGGGGGTTAGGTATTCATGCCGGAATGAGGATAGATAAGAAGATATGTGAACAGGAACCATTCAGGTCGATATTGGCGAAGCATGGTTATACAGCAGTAAATTTACCAACAGGGGTTATTATTGCGTTAGGTCAACTCACGGGGTGTTATGAGGTTACACCGGAGGTGGACCTAAGGGAATGGATAAAGGGAAATGAATATGATTTTGGCGACTATAGTGAAGGGCGTTTTGCTTGGAAGCTTGAAGATGTTCATCAGTTAAGTCATCCTGTACCGGCTAAGGGCAGATTAAGCTTATGGGAGCATCCAGATCTAGCCTAA
- a CDS encoding choice-of-anchor A family protein produces the protein MKRRIKPLLSLVLAGALMVGNGLSGGHLVNAAGEVPPYTPTPVLGIAGNFNTFIFGDFKQSNDQVHGRLAAKGNITLQNYGVSKDNPGGDVLIAGNDITFTNGTIHGASVYGGVFSSNGVDLKEPARKGTPIDFDAEEQFLIGRSNEFSSLTTVGTFKKEYGKITIDAPESFNVLNLSAADFANANGLQFNIANNATVIVNVSGSSVEIPSFQIWGGSPNKVLFNFYEASTVNIGSLTIEGTILAPHAKVTYNSGELHGTLIAKGFAGGVQMHWYPYGGEEPPPTPTPTVTPTPTPTVTPTPTPTVTPTPTPTVTPTPTPTVTPTPTPTVTPTPTPTVTPTPTPTVTPTPTPTVTPTPTPCVTPTPTVTPTPTVTPTPKPTPTPKPTPTPKPTPTPKPTPTPKPTPTPKPTPTPKPTPTPKPTHTPKPTHTPTPTVTPTPTPDVTPTPTPDVTPTPTPDVKPTPTPDVTPTPTPDVTPTPTPDVTPTPTPDVTPTPTPTVKPTPTPDVTPTPTPDVTPTPTPTVTPTPTPDVTPTPTPTVTPTPTPTPTPDVTPTPTPTPDVTPTPTPTPDVTPTPTPSSEATPTPTPSSEATPTPTPSSEATPTPTPSSEATPTPTPSSEVTPTPTPSPVAPVFPTPTPSSVIGIIVVNDDPVPLGPVASSTPVPVPTPTPSGGTEVLVDDDEIPLGSVTEVTPTPSPEDIAVVDDTIPLGNPPVDELPKTGESSPVPYYVAGLGFALIGLLMRNRFSNKK, from the coding sequence TTGAAAAGAAGAATAAAACCGCTACTCTCACTAGTATTAGCGGGGGCTTTAATGGTAGGCAATGGACTTTCCGGAGGGCATTTGGTAAATGCAGCAGGGGAGGTACCTCCCTATACTCCTACACCTGTGTTAGGTATTGCAGGGAATTTTAATACTTTTATTTTTGGGGATTTCAAACAATCTAATGATCAGGTTCATGGGCGCCTTGCCGCCAAAGGTAACATTACATTGCAGAATTACGGCGTATCCAAGGATAATCCAGGTGGAGATGTTCTTATTGCTGGTAATGACATTACTTTTACTAATGGTACTATTCATGGAGCATCCGTTTATGGTGGTGTTTTTTCCAGCAACGGTGTAGATCTTAAAGAACCAGCGAGAAAAGGAACGCCTATTGATTTTGATGCTGAAGAGCAATTTCTTATCGGACGTTCTAATGAATTCTCTTCACTTACTACAGTTGGAACTTTCAAAAAGGAATATGGGAAAATAACAATTGATGCTCCGGAATCATTTAACGTTCTTAATCTAAGTGCTGCCGATTTCGCTAATGCTAATGGCTTACAGTTTAATATTGCAAATAACGCCACAGTTATCGTTAACGTTAGCGGAAGTTCAGTTGAAATTCCAAGTTTTCAAATATGGGGAGGCAGCCCTAACAAGGTATTATTTAATTTTTATGAAGCTAGCACTGTAAACATAGGAAGTTTAACGATAGAAGGAACTATCCTAGCTCCGCATGCGAAAGTAACTTATAATTCTGGTGAACTGCATGGGACACTGATTGCAAAGGGATTTGCTGGTGGGGTACAGATGCATTGGTATCCATATGGAGGGGAGGAACCACCTCCGACACCAACGCCGACCGTGACACCAACACCAACGCCGACTGTGACGCCAACACCAACACCGACCGTGACGCCAACACCGACGCCGACCGTGACACCAACACCGACGCCGACTGTGACGCCAACACCGACGCCGACTGTGACGCCAACACCAACACCGACCGTGACACCAACACCGACGCCGACTGTGACGCCAACACCAACGCCGACCGTGACACCAACACCGACGCCGTGCGTGACACCAACGCCGACCGTGACGCCAACACCGACCGTGACACCAACGCCGAAACCAACACCAACGCCGAAGCCAACACCAACGCCGAAGCCAACACCAACGCCGAAACCAACACCAACGCCGAAACCAACACCAACGCCGAAACCAACACCAACGCCGAAGCCAACACCAACGCCGAAGCCAACGCACACACCAAAACCAACACACACACCAACGCCGACTGTGACGCCAACACCAACGCCGGACGTGACGCCAACACCAACGCCGGACGTGACGCCAACACCAACGCCGGACGTGAAGCCAACACCAACGCCGGACGTGACACCGACACCAACGCCGGACGTGACGCCAACACCAACGCCGGACGTGACACCGACACCAACGCCGGACGTGACGCCAACACCAACGCCGACTGTGAAGCCAACACCAACGCCGGACGTAACGCCAACACCAACACCGGACGTGACGCCAACGCCGACGCCGACTGTGACACCAACACCAACGCCGGACGTGACGCCAACACCAACGCCGACTGTGACACCAACACCAACGCCGACGCCGACGCCGGACGTGACACCAACGCCGACGCCGACGCCGGACGTGACACCAACGCCGACGCCGACGCCGGACGTGACACCAACGCCGACTCCGTCGTCTGAGGCAACACCAACGCCGACTCCGTCGTCTGAGGCAACACCAACACCGACTCCGTCGTCTGAGGCAACACCAACACCGACTCCGTCGTCTGAGGCAACACCAACGCCGACTCCGTCGTCTGAGGTAACACCAACACCGACTCCGTCACCGGTGGCTCCGGTATTCCCAACACCAACGCCATCCTCCGTAATTGGCATTATCGTCGTTAATGATGACCCTGTGCCACTTGGACCTGTAGCTTCATCGACGCCAGTACCAGTACCAACACCAACACCGTCGGGTGGTACAGAGGTACTTGTTGATGATGACGAGATTCCATTAGGATCAGTAACGGAGGTAACGCCAACACCGTCACCAGAGGATATCGCCGTGGTGGATGATACAATCCCGCTAGGTAATCCACCTGTGGATGAACTTCCGAAAACGGGAGAATCAAGTCCAGTCCCTTATTATGTAGCTGGTCTAGGTTTTGCACTTATTGGATTGCTAATGAGAAATAGATTCTCCAACAAGAAATAA
- a CDS encoding alpha/beta hydrolase: MVWFFISAIIVIGALIFAGFFFYGIAIKRAPKEFLSNNRDLKVDPPVAGASWGEGKDWISSQSFENMEITSEDGLQLRGYLLLSDRAEGRTAIIAHGYSGKGKDMGAYAKIYYERLGFNILIPDARGHGESAGNYIGFGWHERKDYLQWIEYIIEKTGPSAQVVLHGVSMGGATVLMTSGENLPPQVKAIVSDCAYSSVKAQLAYQLRRMYRLPSFPFIQSASLITRMKAGYGFSEASALKQVRKAKVPILFIHGDADNFVPYSMMNELYEACQSPKEKFVVPQAGHGLAYDMDKTGYINVVTAFVNQYVN, translated from the coding sequence TTGGTATGGTTCTTCATTAGTGCGATCATCGTCATAGGGGCTCTGATCTTTGCGGGCTTTTTCTTTTATGGTATTGCTATTAAACGAGCGCCGAAGGAATTTCTGAGTAATAATCGTGACTTGAAGGTTGATCCCCCGGTTGCCGGGGCTTCTTGGGGGGAGGGGAAGGATTGGATCTCCAGTCAGAGCTTTGAGAATATGGAGATTACATCTGAGGACGGGCTACAACTAAGAGGGTACTTGCTCCTTTCAGATCGTGCTGAAGGTCGTACGGCGATTATAGCTCACGGTTATTCTGGAAAAGGGAAGGATATGGGGGCGTACGCCAAAATCTATTACGAGAGACTGGGCTTTAATATCCTGATTCCCGATGCCAGGGGACATGGGGAAAGCGCTGGGAATTATATTGGTTTTGGATGGCATGAGCGCAAGGATTATTTGCAGTGGATTGAATATATAATAGAAAAGACTGGGCCCAGTGCTCAAGTTGTGCTTCATGGGGTCTCTATGGGTGGTGCTACCGTGCTAATGACCTCAGGTGAAAATCTCCCACCGCAGGTCAAAGCTATTGTCTCGGACTGCGCTTACAGCTCAGTTAAAGCACAATTAGCCTACCAACTACGGCGCATGTATCGCTTGCCAAGTTTCCCTTTTATTCAAAGTGCGAGTCTAATTACTCGTATGAAAGCAGGGTATGGTTTTAGTGAAGCGTCTGCTTTGAAACAGGTGCGGAAGGCGAAGGTGCCGATTCTTTTTATTCATGGGGATGCCGATAATTTTGTACCATATAGTATGATGAATGAATTGTATGAGGCATGTCAGAGTCCCAAAGAGAAGTTCGTAGTGCCGCAAGCAGGGCATGGATTAGCATATGATATGGATAAGACGGGGTATATAAACGTAGTAACAGCCTTTGTGAATCAATATGTAAATTAG
- a CDS encoding NusG domain II-containing protein, which produces MKRADVWLISIVLIAALAFLVPRWFSDNDDKGGAGKNLVANVTVDGELFKTVKLTKEEQTIEVRTDRGYNILKVHNYGIEMYDADCPDQVCLGFGFITLPKQTIVCLPHRVLVEITSASGEDDIDAYVQ; this is translated from the coding sequence ATGAAACGCGCAGATGTGTGGTTGATTTCCATCGTGTTAATTGCTGCGCTCGCTTTTCTCGTACCGAGATGGTTTTCGGACAATGATGATAAAGGTGGGGCCGGTAAAAATCTCGTAGCCAATGTGACAGTGGACGGCGAGTTATTTAAAACGGTAAAGCTTACAAAAGAAGAACAAACCATTGAGGTCCGTACCGACCGTGGTTATAACATCTTGAAGGTGCATAATTACGGGATTGAAATGTACGATGCTGACTGCCCGGATCAAGTGTGCCTAGGTTTCGGTTTTATTACCCTGCCCAAACAGACGATTGTCTGTCTACCGCATAGAGTATTAGTGGAAATCACGAGTGCGTCGGGGGAGGATGATATAGATGCCTATGTCCAGTAG
- a CDS encoding Gx transporter family protein, which yields MPMSSSESATALKRTVIIAIFAAVAVVLSLIEAQIPLSGMGLVPGAKLGLANIMILTCIYFLRGRDAFLLVILKTLLTAFLLGTFSSLLFSLFGSLFSFVVMFVLMLISGKGKSISLIGISIAGGIAHNIGQLLAASMVFSSLSIFYYLPMLLITGVVTGIAVGYAVRYLVASLSKISLFEEFLD from the coding sequence ATGCCTATGTCCAGTAGTGAATCTGCAACAGCTTTAAAAAGAACGGTAATTATTGCGATTTTCGCCGCGGTGGCGGTAGTGCTTAGTCTAATAGAGGCACAGATTCCGTTGTCAGGAATGGGACTGGTACCGGGTGCTAAGCTAGGATTAGCCAACATCATGATTTTGACTTGTATTTACTTTTTACGTGGACGGGACGCATTCCTGCTTGTCATCCTCAAAACACTGCTCACTGCATTTTTGCTAGGTACTTTTTCGAGCTTATTGTTCAGTTTATTCGGTTCGCTTTTTAGCTTTGTTGTAATGTTCGTATTAATGCTGATTAGTGGCAAAGGTAAGAGTATAAGTTTGATCGGAATTAGTATAGCTGGTGGGATTGCACATAATATCGGTCAGCTGCTGGCAGCTTCAATGGTATTCTCATCCCTTAGTATTTTTTATTATCTTCCCATGCTGCTGATCACTGGAGTAGTAACAGGAATTGCCGTGGGCTATGCAGTCCGTTATTTGGTGGCTTCATTGTCAAAAATATCGTTGTTTGAAGAGTTTTTGGACTGA
- a CDS encoding ATP-binding cassette domain-containing protein, producing the protein MNESFEGQELEGEGQAIISLDGVSFGYDPEHPILQNITLSISQGQWVSLVGPNGCGKSTLVKLLNALLPKSAGEIVVSGMQLSEETIGSIRQCIGMVFQNPDNQFIGATVEEDILFGLEGLCLSYTEMAERLHSYTTRLGINHLLSKHPSELSGGQKQRVAIASILAMEPGIVIFDEASSMLDEGSRNDLLGILQDMRAEGKYTILMITHDADEILASDRVLALHGGGLAADVTPAELFRNEELLQKCHLCEPYPWRLARELQNQGIHVDVPASEKELIDTLWP; encoded by the coding sequence ATGAATGAATCATTTGAAGGTCAAGAATTAGAGGGAGAAGGACAAGCTATCATCTCTCTGGATGGGGTATCGTTTGGTTACGATCCTGAGCATCCGATTCTTCAAAATATAACGTTATCTATTTCACAGGGACAATGGGTTAGCTTGGTTGGTCCTAATGGCTGCGGGAAGTCAACGCTAGTTAAGCTACTAAATGCATTGCTGCCTAAGAGTGCTGGCGAAATTGTGGTTAGTGGTATGCAGCTGAGTGAGGAAACGATCGGCAGCATTCGGCAATGCATCGGTATGGTGTTCCAAAATCCAGATAATCAGTTTATTGGAGCCACTGTAGAGGAAGATATCTTATTCGGCCTGGAAGGGCTTTGTTTGTCGTACACAGAGATGGCTGAACGGCTGCACTCATATACGACGAGGCTGGGAATAAATCATCTGTTGTCCAAACACCCGAGTGAGCTGTCTGGAGGACAGAAGCAGCGTGTCGCTATCGCCTCCATTTTGGCTATGGAACCAGGCATCGTCATTTTTGACGAGGCCTCTTCTATGTTGGATGAGGGTAGCAGAAATGATCTTCTTGGCATTTTGCAGGATATGAGAGCGGAAGGAAAGTATACGATCCTTATGATTACGCATGATGCAGATGAGATTCTGGCATCGGATCGGGTGCTTGCGTTGCATGGAGGTGGTCTGGCTGCTGATGTTACACCGGCGGAGCTATTCCGGAACGAGGAGCTTCTGCAAAAATGCCATCTGTGTGAGCCGTACCCTTGGCGTCTTGCACGTGAACTGCAGAATCAGGGCATTCATGTGGATGTTCCCGCCAGTGAAAAGGAGCTTATAGACACGTTATGGCCATAG
- a CDS encoding ATP-binding cassette domain-containing protein, with product MAIELQQVSYSYADRSLWKLTALRDINLSVPLGSMVGIAGATGSGKSTLLQLFNGILKPTEGTVKVLDVTIQAGEKSPKLMPLRRRVGLVFQFPEQQMFEDTVEKDLIFGPLNFGMSLEEAKARARQAMLDMGLDLALLERNPFKLSGGQMRKAAIASVLAMDPEVIVLDEPTATLDPISRAELIRLLERLCREQGRTIIVVTHRMDELLPYADNWLVLKEGSTAFQGSVKALADDPSILEQCGLTVPQSLRYWRAVADRFGLTDEAPRLMAESLAELIASLSSGSGNSSEQHEGKRDGHE from the coding sequence ATGGCCATAGAATTACAGCAAGTAAGTTACTCCTATGCTGACCGAAGCCTATGGAAGCTGACGGCGCTCCGCGACATTAACCTAAGTGTTCCACTAGGCTCTATGGTTGGTATTGCTGGGGCGACAGGCTCTGGTAAATCGACGCTGCTGCAGTTGTTTAACGGGATACTGAAACCAACGGAGGGTACGGTAAAAGTACTCGATGTAACCATTCAGGCGGGTGAGAAATCACCTAAGCTAATGCCGCTGCGCCGTAGAGTCGGTTTGGTATTTCAATTTCCAGAGCAGCAAATGTTTGAAGATACGGTCGAAAAGGACCTCATCTTCGGACCTCTTAACTTCGGCATGAGCCTTGAAGAGGCCAAGGCACGTGCCAGACAGGCGATGTTGGATATGGGCCTGGATCTGGCACTGCTAGAGCGGAATCCTTTTAAATTGAGTGGTGGACAAATGCGTAAGGCAGCTATTGCATCCGTGCTAGCTATGGACCCTGAGGTCATCGTTTTGGATGAACCTACGGCTACTCTTGATCCTATCAGCCGTGCAGAGCTAATCCGCTTGCTGGAGCGATTATGCCGTGAGCAGGGGAGAACGATCATCGTCGTCACGCATCGGATGGATGAGTTATTGCCTTACGCGGATAACTGGCTTGTCCTTAAAGAGGGCAGCACGGCGTTTCAAGGCAGCGTAAAGGCGCTGGCGGATGACCCTTCGATTCTGGAACAGTGTGGCTTGACGGTTCCGCAGTCCCTTCGTTACTGGCGTGCAGTCGCTGATCGCTTTGGTCTTACGGATGAAGCTCCTCGCTTAATGGCAGAGAGCTTAGCAGAGCTGATCGCTTCGCTGTCATCTGGATCAGGCAACTCTAGTGAGCAGCACGAAGGAAAGAGGGACGGCCATGAATGA
- a CDS encoding energy-coupling factor transporter transmembrane component T family protein, translated as MNEKLIIGRSIETGSWVHKLDARAKITGMLLYVAVILLSRSWMAMALLAIFSIAVMASTRIPLKYFLKAAKPLRYLMLFIFIVQLLSVKTGEAVLTLGSWSIYEGGLRLGAFSVIRMFFLITFTALLTFTTTPGKLNQGLEGILAPFKKLGLKPDRITLMISISLRFIPTILDESQIIMKAQASRGADLKELPLKEKGKMLVSLLVPIIASAFRRAQDLVYSMEARGFRMDAPRSQYHRLRWGIFDTIFITMFVVMGIVVALV; from the coding sequence ATGAATGAGAAGCTAATCATAGGACGCAGTATTGAGACCGGTTCATGGGTGCACAAGCTGGATGCTCGTGCCAAAATCACCGGAATGCTATTATACGTAGCTGTTATTCTGCTCTCCCGTTCGTGGATGGCCATGGCACTGCTGGCTATTTTCTCAATAGCCGTTATGGCTTCCACTCGGATTCCGCTTAAATACTTCCTGAAAGCAGCTAAGCCTTTACGTTATTTAATGCTATTTATCTTTATCGTACAGCTGCTGTCTGTGAAGACAGGGGAAGCGGTGCTGACGCTTGGTTCGTGGTCTATCTATGAGGGAGGGCTAAGATTAGGCGCATTTTCGGTCATCCGCATGTTTTTTCTGATCACCTTCACGGCGCTACTTACATTCACCACAACGCCGGGTAAGCTGAATCAAGGACTAGAGGGGATTTTGGCTCCTTTCAAAAAGCTAGGCTTGAAGCCCGACCGTATCACGCTGATGATCAGCATTTCACTCCGGTTCATTCCTACGATTCTAGATGAGTCGCAGATTATCATGAAAGCGCAGGCCTCACGGGGTGCTGATCTGAAAGAGTTGCCTTTGAAGGAAAAGGGAAAGATGCTAGTCTCCCTGCTGGTTCCGATTATCGCCAGTGCGTTTAGGCGTGCACAGGATCTGGTGTATTCCATGGAAGCCCGTGGCTTTCGTATGGATGCTCCGCGCAGCCAGTATCACCGCCTAAGGTGGGGAATATTTGATACTATTTTTATTACTATGTTTGTTGTCATGGGGATTGTAGTAGCTTTGGTTTAA